Proteins encoded by one window of Rutidosis leptorrhynchoides isolate AG116_Rl617_1_P2 chromosome 7, CSIRO_AGI_Rlap_v1, whole genome shotgun sequence:
- the LOC139859241 gene encoding receptor-like protein kinase HERK 1: MASLKESEHLSLPFPVIEAATKKFTTFIGSGGYGQVYKGELSLSGELRTVVVKRLSTKESKGGQGVNEFLTEIQLLSRYKHPNIVSLLGFCHQGDEKIFQQKILIYEYAEHGSLDTYLRGPCMFTWKQRINICIDAACGRDHLHNHVSDNHRVIHGDIKSGNILLGHNWKAMIADLGLSKRGLTTENDSYIVTHPCSTYAYLDPQYEITGILTKESDIYSFGVVLFEVLCGVVLFEVI, translated from the exons ATGGCGTCTCTTAAAGAGTCAGAGCACCTCAGTTTGCCCTTCCCTGTTATTGAAGCAGCCACCAAAAAGTTCACAACATTTATTGGAAGTGGAGGATATGGCCAAGTTTACAAAGGAGAGCTCTCACTCTCCGGGGAACTTAGGACGGTTGTTGTAAAGCGACTTAGTACTAAAGAATCTAAAGGTGGTCAGGGGGTTAATGAGTTTTTAACAGAGATTCAATTGTTGTCTCGTTATAAACATCCAAACATCGTCTCACTTCTTGGTTTCTGCCACCAAGGCGATGAAAaaat cttccaacaaaaaATTCTTATATACGAGTACGCTGAGCATGGAAGCCTTGATACGTACCTGCGTGGGCCATGTATGTTCACATGGAAGCAAAGGATTAATATATGCATCGATGCAGCTTGTGGTCGTGATCATCTTCACAACCATGTTTCAGATAATCATAGAGTTATCCACGGGGATATTAAAAGCGGAAATATTTTGTTGGGTCACAACTGGAAAGCTATGATTGCGGATTTAGGACTTTCTAAAAGAGGTCTTACAACTGAAAATGATAGTTATATCGTGACGCATCCGTGCAGCACGTATGCTTATTTGGATCCACAATATGAGATAACAGGAATTCTCACTAAGGAGTCAGATATTTATTCATTTGGGGTAGTATTGTTTGAAGTCTTATGTGGGGTAGTATTGTTTGAAGTCATTTGA